One genomic segment of Sanyastnella coralliicola includes these proteins:
- a CDS encoding SprB repeat-containing protein: MRLNHILWASFALLMSLTSAAQVSGLELETVQVHTGDIPELTGYTTYRLYATCQNEQDFVSSVYGVAGTPLSITTDGTFYQDPFGSENGSVINPAFFPFFPALTFDSWVTIGRENSDSPGAAVSTLQSASDAWVDQFATGQDININGQFGGSWFTTFDVSSVNGFAGADLKVLLGQFTTNGNLSGFINVQVFVLGDNQNIVEVTQLPFSNQAGAIFGCTDPAAANYDPTATVDDGSCEFPCTLQIDDLIITPTTCIDTNDGALTVVASGGQGAVSYSLDGSTPLLNQNFVDLAAGEYTLIVEDQQGCIAGQVLTIPGPAPVEVSFDAVNQINCNGESNGSITVAATGGTGPYMYGLSFGNYTQSDPTFSGLGEGTYVVYVSDVNGCTGNTNGVDISEPNPLQVAVTGSTPASCPNEPDGVIASVGFGGTGALQFTIDGVNFQNSGVFLVPAGTYNVSLIDANGCEVSSGPVIIGSTGVVGCTDPSACNYDASAECDEGCTYSGCTDPTACNYDMSAGCEDGSCEFDSCAGCTDATACNYDATATIYDGSCLELDECGVCGGTGTGGCVDSGACNYDPTAACDNGTCEYDSCAGCTDPTACNYDATATIDDGSCLELDECGVCGGSGTEGCTDPTACNYDAAADCDNGSCLELDDCGVCGGNGTLGCTDPTACNYDASAACDDSSCEFDSCTGCTDVNACNYDPTATIDDGSCTLPGPILDCNGNCINDCDFDGVCDEEEIFGCTYPWACNYNSNATEEDGSCLYPDACGVCGGDGTLGCTDPAACNYDPEADCDSGYCLYLDECGICGGTGTLGCTDAGACNYDPAAACDDGSCEFNSCAGCTDSTACNYDATATIDDGSCLELDECGVCGGTGTLGCTDAGACNYDPAAACDDGSCEFDSCAGCTDPTACNYDATATIDDGSCLELDECGVCGGTGTLGCTDAGACNYDPAAACDDGSCEFDSCAGCTDPTACNYDATATIDDGSCLELDECGVCGGTGTLGCTDAGACNYDPAAACDDGSCEFDSCAGCTDPTACNYDATATIDDGSCLELDECGVCGGTGTLGCTDAGACNYDPAAACDDGSCEFDSCAGCTDPTACNYDATATIDDGSCLELDECGVCGGTGTLGCTDAGACNYDPAAACDDGSCEFDSCAGCTDPTACNYDATATIDDGSCLELDECGVCGGTGTLGCTDAGACNYDPAAACDDGSCEFDSCAGCTDPTACNYDATATIDDGSCLELDECGVCGGTGTLGCTDAGACNYDPAAACDDGSCEFDSCAGCTDPTACNYDATATIDDGSCLELDECGVCGGTGTLGCTDPGACNYDPAAACDDGSCEFDSCAGCTDPTACNYDATATIDDGSCLELDECGVCGGTGTLGCTDAGACNYDPAAACDDGSCEFDSCAGCTDPTACNYDATATIDDGSCLELDECGVCGGTGTLGCTDPGACNYDAEADCDDSSCEFGSCSGCTDPAACNYNPNATIDDGTCEYAGPVYECDGSCINDCDEDGVCDEDEIFGCTYEWACNYDVTATEEDGSCLYPDACGVCGGDGTFGCTDPAACNFDPEADCDSGYCLYLDECGECGGMGTLGCTDAGACNYDPEADCDDDSCEYESCAGCTDPTACNYDATATIDDGSCLELDECGVCGGEGTLGCTDAGACNYDPEADCDDDSCEYESCAGCTDPTACNYDATATIDDGSCLELDECGVCGGEGTLGCTDAGACNYDPEADCDDDSCEYESCAGCTDPTACNYDATATIDDGSCLELDECGVCGGEGTLGCTDAGACNYDAEADCDDGSCEFDSCAGCTDPTACNYDATATIDDGSCLELDECGVCGGEGTLGCTDAGACNYDPEADCDDDSCEYESCAGCTDPTACNYDATATIDDGSCLELDECGVCGGTGTLGCTDAGACNYDAEADCDDGSCEFDSCAGCTDPTACNYDATATIDDGSCLELDECGVCGGEGTLGCTDAGACNYDPEADCDDDSCEYESCAGCTDPTACNYDATATIDDGSCLELDECGVCGGEGTLGCTDPMACNYDPEADCDDDSCDFSTCAGCTDPAACNFNPNATIDDGSCLELDECGVCGGEGTLGCTDAGACNYDPEADCDDDSCEYESCAGCTDPTACNYDATATIDDGSCLELDECGVCGGEGTLGCTDPMACNYDPEADCDDDSCDFSTCAGCTDPAACNFNPNATIDDGSCLELDECGVCGGEGTLGCTDAGACNYDPEADCDDDSCEYESCAGCTDPTACNYDATATIDDGSCLELDECGVCGGDGTLGCTDPEACNYDAEADCDDDSCEYPEEGFDCDGNCAEDCDEDGVCDEDEVYGCTYPFACNYNPAATEEDGSCERESCAGCTYPEASNYDPNVIIENGTCEFPNDVTCPGDFDNDNDVGVNDLLFFLSLYGTTCE; this comes from the coding sequence ATGCGTTTGAACCACATCTTGTGGGCATCTTTTGCGCTATTGATGAGCCTAACATCGGCTGCGCAAGTGTCCGGATTAGAACTAGAGACCGTTCAGGTCCATACTGGTGACATCCCTGAATTAACAGGGTATACCACTTACCGCTTATATGCTACTTGTCAAAACGAACAGGACTTCGTGTCGTCCGTCTATGGCGTCGCAGGAACTCCTTTGTCGATTACAACAGATGGTACGTTTTATCAGGATCCTTTCGGGAGTGAAAATGGCTCGGTAATTAACCCTGCATTCTTCCCTTTTTTCCCTGCGCTGACCTTTGATAGCTGGGTAACCATCGGAAGAGAAAATTCAGATTCTCCAGGAGCAGCAGTATCAACGTTGCAGTCCGCTTCGGATGCCTGGGTTGATCAATTTGCAACCGGTCAAGACATTAATATTAATGGTCAGTTCGGAGGTTCTTGGTTCACAACCTTCGACGTATCCAGTGTCAATGGCTTTGCAGGGGCTGACTTGAAGGTTTTGCTAGGTCAGTTCACGACCAATGGAAACTTGAGCGGTTTTATTAACGTCCAAGTTTTTGTTCTCGGTGACAACCAAAATATTGTAGAAGTCACGCAGCTTCCATTTTCAAATCAGGCCGGCGCCATCTTTGGATGTACAGATCCAGCAGCTGCCAACTATGACCCTACGGCTACGGTTGATGACGGGTCTTGTGAATTTCCATGTACGCTTCAGATTGATGACCTCATTATTACCCCAACGACATGTATTGATACTAATGACGGTGCGCTCACTGTTGTAGCTTCTGGCGGACAAGGTGCAGTGAGCTATTCATTGGATGGTAGCACACCTTTACTCAACCAAAATTTCGTTGATCTAGCTGCAGGTGAATACACCCTTATCGTTGAAGATCAACAAGGTTGTATTGCTGGTCAAGTTTTAACCATTCCTGGTCCAGCTCCAGTGGAGGTTTCTTTTGACGCGGTTAATCAGATTAATTGTAACGGAGAGAGCAACGGTTCGATCACCGTGGCTGCCACAGGAGGAACTGGTCCGTATATGTATGGTTTGTCATTCGGTAACTACACGCAGTCTGACCCGACGTTCTCAGGACTTGGTGAAGGTACCTATGTAGTATACGTCAGCGATGTCAACGGGTGTACAGGAAACACAAACGGTGTTGATATTTCTGAACCAAACCCTCTTCAAGTAGCGGTTACTGGTTCTACACCAGCTAGCTGTCCAAATGAACCAGATGGAGTGATAGCTTCTGTTGGATTCGGTGGTACTGGAGCGCTTCAATTCACCATTGATGGTGTGAACTTCCAGAACTCAGGGGTATTCCTTGTACCTGCTGGGACATACAATGTCAGTCTGATTGACGCTAATGGTTGTGAAGTAAGTTCTGGTCCAGTCATCATTGGTTCTACTGGCGTTGTTGGATGTACTGATCCTTCTGCTTGTAATTATGACGCTAGCGCGGAATGTGATGAAGGGTGTACTTACAGCGGTTGTACTGACCCAACAGCGTGTAACTATGACATGTCAGCAGGATGTGAAGATGGTTCATGTGAATTTGATTCATGTGCTGGGTGTACGGATGCAACGGCATGTAATTACGATGCCACAGCTACGATTTACGACGGTTCTTGTTTAGAGCTTGATGAATGTGGTGTTTGTGGTGGAACAGGGACAGGTGGATGTGTTGACTCCGGAGCTTGCAACTACGATCCAACGGCAGCTTGTGACAATGGAACTTGTGAATACGATTCTTGCGCAGGCTGTACCGACCCAACAGCATGTAATTACGACGCTACTGCGACTATCGATGATGGCTCATGTTTAGAGCTTGATGAGTGCGGAGTTTGTGGTGGATCAGGCACAGAAGGCTGTACTGACCCTACAGCATGTAACTACGATGCGGCAGCTGACTGTGATAATGGTTCATGTCTTGAGCTAGACGATTGTGGTGTATGTGGCGGCAACGGAACCCTTGGATGTACCGATCCAACAGCATGTAACTACGATGCCTCAGCAGCATGTGATGATTCATCTTGTGAGTTTGACTCTTGTACAGGCTGTACAGATGTCAACGCATGTAATTATGATCCGACAGCCACTATAGATGATGGCTCATGTACCCTTCCAGGTCCAATTCTTGACTGTAATGGGAACTGCATCAACGACTGTGATTTTGATGGGGTATGTGACGAAGAAGAAATTTTTGGATGTACTTATCCATGGGCGTGTAACTACAACTCAAATGCAACGGAAGAAGACGGTTCTTGTCTATACCCTGATGCTTGTGGCGTTTGTGGTGGCGATGGAACCCTAGGTTGTACAGATCCAGCGGCATGTAACTACGATCCTGAAGCGGATTGTGATAGTGGTTACTGTTTATACCTCGATGAATGTGGCATATGTGGCGGAACTGGTACACTAGGATGTACTGATGCTGGAGCATGTAACTACGATCCAGCAGCAGCTTGTGATGACGGCTCTTGTGAGTTTAACTCATGCGCAGGATGTACTGATTCGACAGCATGTAACTATGACGCTACTGCAACAATCGATGACGGTTCATGTCTAGAACTTGACGAGTGTGGCGTATGTGGAGGAACAGGAACACTAGGATGTACGGACGCTGGCGCATGTAACTACGACCCAGCAGCAGCTTGTGATGACGGCTCTTGTGAGTTTGACTCATGTGCAGGATGTACTGATCCGACAGCATGTAACTACGATGCTACTGCTACAATCGATGACGGTTCTTGTCTCGAACTTGACGAGTGTGGCGTATGTGGAGGAACAGGAACACTAGGATGTACAGATGCTGGCGCATGTAACTACGACCCAGCAGCAGCTTGTGATGACGGCTCTTGTGAGTTTGATTCTTGCGCAGGCTGTACTGACCCGACAGCATGTAACTACGACGCGACAGCAACAATCGATGACGGTTCTTGTCTCGAACTAGACGAATGTGGCGTATGTGGAGGAACAGGAACACTAGGATGTACAGATGCTGGTGCATGTAACTACGACCCAGCAGCAGCTTGTGATGACGGCTCTTGTGAGTTTGACTCATGCGCAGGATGTACTGATCCGACAGCATGTAACTACGACGCTACTGCAACGATCGATGACGGTTCATGTCTCGAACTAGACGAATGTGGCGTATGTGGCGGAACTGGTACACTAGGATGTACAGATGCTGGCGCATGTAACTACGACCCAGCAGCAGCTTGTGATGACGGCTCTTGTGAGTTTGATTCTTGCGCAGGCTGTACTGACCCAACAGCATGTAACTACGACGCGACAGCAACAATCGATGACGGTTCTTGTCTCGAACTAGACGAATGTGGCGTATGTGGAGGAACAGGAACACTAGGATGTACAGATGCTGGTGCATGTAACTACGACCCAGCAGCAGCTTGTGATGACGGCTCTTGTGAGTTTGACTCATGCGCAGGATGTACTGATCCGACAGCATGTAACTACGACGCTACTGCAACGATCGATGACGGTTCATGTCTCGAACTAGACGAATGTGGCGTATGTGGCGGAACTGGTACACTAGGATGTACTGATGCCGGAGCATGTAACTACGATCCAGCAGCAGCTTGTGATGACGGCTCTTGTGAGTTTGACTCATGTGCAGGATGTACTGATCCGACAGCATGTAACTACGACGCTACTGCAACGATCGATGACGGTTCATGTCTCGAACTAGACGAATGTGGCGTATGTGGCGGAACTGGTACACTAGGATGTACTGATGCCGGAGCATGTAACTACGATCCAGCTGCAGCTTGTGACGATGGCTCTTGTGAGTTTGACTCATGCGCAGGCTGTACCGACCCAACAGCATGTAACTACGATGCTACAGCAACGATCGATGACGGTTCATGTCTAGAACTAGACGAATGTGGCGTATGTGGCGGAACCGGTACACTCGGATGTACTGACCCTGGCGCATGTAACTACGATCCAGCAGCAGCTTGTGATGACGGCTCTTGTGAGTTTGACTCATGTGCAGGATGTACTGATCCGACAGCATGTAACTACGACGCTACTGCAACGATCGATGACGGTTCATGTCTCGAACTAGACGAATGTGGCGTATGTGGCGGAACTGGTACACTAGGATGTACTGATGCCGGAGCATGTAACTACGATCCAGCTGCAGCTTGTGACGATGGCTCTTGTGAGTTTGACTCATGCGCAGGCTGTACCGACCCAACAGCATGTAACTACGATGCTACAGCAACGATCGATGACGGTTCATGTCTAGAACTAGACGAATGTGGCGTATGTGGCGGAACCGGTACACTCGGATGTACTGACCCTGGCGCATGTAACTACGATGCAGAGGCTGACTGTGATGATTCATCATGCGAGTTCGGATCTTGTTCTGGATGTACAGACCCTGCAGCATGTAACTACAACCCGAACGCAACAATAGACGATGGAACGTGTGAGTATGCCGGACCAGTCTACGAATGTGACGGAAGCTGTATTAATGACTGTGATGAAGATGGTGTTTGTGATGAAGACGAAATCTTCGGATGTACATATGAGTGGGCATGTAACTATGACGTAACAGCAACAGAGGAAGACGGTTCTTGTCTGTATCCTGACGCTTGCGGTGTTTGTGGTGGCGATGGAACATTTGGCTGTACAGACCCTGCGGCATGTAACTTCGATCCAGAAGCTGATTGTGATAGCGGATACTGTCTGTACCTCGATGAATGTGGTGAGTGTGGTGGGATGGGTACACTAGGATGTACTGATGCCGGTGCATGTAACTACGATCCAGAAGCAGACTGTGATGATGATTCATGTGAATACGAATCATGCGCAGGATGTACTGATCCGACAGCATGTAACTACGATGCTACTGCAACGATCGATGACGGTTCTTGTCTCGAGCTTGACGAATGTGGCGTATGTGGAGGCGAAGGCACATTAGGGTGTACAGACGCCGGAGCATGTAACTACGATCCAGAAGCAGACTGTGATGATGATTCATGTGAATACGAATCATGTGCAGGATGTACTGATCCAACAGCATGTAACTACGATGCTACTGCAACGATCGATGACGGTTCTTGTCTCGAGCTTGATGAGTGTGGCGTATGTGGAGGCGAAGGCACATTGGGATGTACTGACGCAGGCGCATGTAACTACGATCCAGAAGCAGACTGTGACGATGATTCATGTGAATACGAATCATGCGCAGGATGTACCGACCCAACAGCATGTAACTACGATGCTACTGCAACAATCGATGATGGTTCTTGTCTCGAACTTGATGAATGTGGCGTATGTGGAGGCGAAGGCACATTAGGATGTACCGACGCAGGCGCATGTAACTACGATGCAGAGGCTGATTGTGACGATGGCTCTTGTGAGTTTGATTCATGCGCAGGCTGTACCGACCCAACAGCATGTAACTACGACGCGACAGCCACAATCGATGATGGTTCTTGTCTCGAACTTGATGAATGTGGCGTATGTGGAGGCGAAGGCACATTGGGATGTACCGACGCAGGCGCATGTAACTATGATCCTGAAGCAGACTGTGACGATGATTCATGTGAATACGAGTCGTGTGCTGGCTGTACCGACCCTACAGCATGTAACTACGATGCTACTGCAACGATCGATGACGGTTCTTGTCTCGAGCTTGATGAGTGTGGCGTATGTGGAGGAACAGGAACTCTTGGTTGTACCGACGCCGGAGCATGTAACTACGATGCAGAGGCTGATTGTGACGATGGCTCTTGTGAGTTTGATTCATGCGCAGGCTGTACCGACCCAACAGCATGTAACTACGACGCGACAGCCACAATCGATGATGGTTCTTGTCTCGAACTTGATGAATGTGGCGTATGTGGAGGCGAAGGCACATTGGGATGTACCGACGCAGGCGCATGTAACTATGATCCTGAAGCAGACTGTGACGATGATTCATGTGAATACGAATCATGCGCAGGCTGTACCGACCCAACAGCATGTAACTACGATGCTACTGCAACTATCGATGACGGTTCTTGTCTCGAGCTTGATGAGTGTGGCGTATGTGGAGGCGAAGGCACACTAGGTTGTACTGACCCAATGGCGTGTAATTATGACCCTGAAGCAGACTGTGACGATGATTCATGTGACTTCAGCACGTGCGCAGGATGTACAGATCCAGCGGCATGTAACTTCAATCCAAATGCGACGATTGATGACGGTTCATGTCTTGAGCTCGACGAATGTGGCGTATGTGGAGGCGAAGGCACATTGGGATGTACCGACGCCGGAGCATGTAACTACGATCCAGAAGCAGACTGTGACGATGATTCATGTGAATACGAATCATGTGCAGGCTGTACCGACCCAACAGCATGTAACTACGATGCTACTGCAACGATCGATGACGGTTCTTGTCTCGAGCTTGATGAGTGTGGCGTATGTGGAGGCGAAGGCACACTAGGTTGTACCGACCCAATGGCGTGTAATTATGACCCTGAAGCAGACTGTGACGATGATTCATGTGACTTCAGCACGTGCGCAGGATGTACAGATCCAGCGGCATGTAACTTCAATCCAAATGCGACGATTGATGACGGTTCATGTCTTGAGCTCGACGAATGTGGCGTATGTGGAGGCGAAGGCACATTAGGATGTACCGACGCAGGCGCATGTAACTACGATCCAGAAGCAGACTGTGATGATGATTCATGTGAATACGAATCATGCGCAGGATGTACCGACCCTACAGCATGTAACTACGACGCGACAGCCACAATCGACGATGGCTCATGTCTAGAGCTTGACGAATGTGGCGTATGTGGAGGAGACGGAACACTCGGATGTACAGATCCTGAAGCGTGTAACTACGATGCAGAAGCTGATTGTGACGACGATTCATGTGAGTACCCAGAAGAAGGCTTCGATTGTGACGGAAACTGTGCTGAAGACTGCGATGAAGACGG
- a CDS encoding sensor histidine kinase — protein MSWGKKIWQTLIGTREEFSGSERTFHMVCLAATLAMILGTTQNIILGLEELVYTMAAVFVLLFFCYILSRVYRKFIAGWGIFVSFCAVILGINYYFNAGLDGPTLITTFIILIFFFAISPVKLAWGFSLIMISLFGVIIYCDFHGLGPNVVPYESRADKYIDIYFSYAWTLLIVLAIFYRIRSDMRVQNDTLRSQKEALEKSQEELEASNQELNRLFSIISHDIRNPLISIEGYLEVLEKDDLDPEEDARMRGELLNLTKSSSSMLDHLLTWSKGQIHGHRFYSKQVQIDEEFEGTLALIEDLCTKKGVVFESDIPDDQQVICDPDLMVIVVRNLLHNALKFTSEGKSIGITSVVQDDHWVLTIYDQGQGMSQDKQDSLFTLEAKSTFGTNNEKGIGLGLILVKEFIDQHKGSISCQSKIGEGTTFIVTIPQKEG, from the coding sequence ATGAGTTGGGGTAAGAAAATATGGCAAACGCTCATCGGTACAAGAGAGGAATTCTCCGGTTCTGAACGAACGTTTCACATGGTATGTCTGGCGGCTACGCTGGCGATGATTCTGGGAACCACGCAGAATATCATCCTAGGCCTAGAAGAGCTGGTCTATACAATGGCAGCCGTATTCGTTCTGCTTTTCTTCTGTTACATTCTGTCTAGAGTCTACCGCAAGTTCATTGCAGGATGGGGGATATTCGTTTCATTCTGTGCAGTCATCCTCGGAATCAACTACTATTTCAACGCTGGACTTGACGGACCGACACTCATCACGACTTTCATCATTCTGATCTTCTTCTTCGCTATTTCTCCCGTGAAATTAGCCTGGGGATTCAGTCTAATAATGATTTCCCTTTTCGGAGTAATCATATACTGTGACTTCCATGGCCTCGGGCCGAATGTAGTTCCTTATGAGAGCAGGGCAGATAAGTACATCGACATTTACTTCAGCTATGCTTGGACCTTACTGATTGTTCTGGCTATCTTCTATCGGATACGCAGTGATATGAGGGTTCAGAATGACACACTCAGAAGTCAAAAAGAAGCACTCGAAAAGAGTCAGGAAGAGCTAGAGGCTTCGAACCAAGAATTGAACCGACTCTTTTCCATCATTTCACACGACATTCGAAATCCACTCATATCTATTGAGGGATACCTTGAAGTACTGGAGAAAGACGACCTAGATCCCGAGGAAGACGCGCGCATGAGAGGCGAGTTATTGAATCTCACCAAGTCATCTTCGTCAATGCTTGACCATCTTTTGACTTGGTCGAAGGGACAAATACATGGCCACCGATTCTATTCGAAGCAAGTGCAAATAGATGAGGAATTCGAAGGCACCTTGGCCTTGATAGAAGACCTCTGTACGAAGAAAGGGGTGGTATTCGAATCAGATATTCCAGACGATCAACAAGTTATTTGTGACCCTGACCTTATGGTGATAGTGGTGCGTAACCTATTGCACAATGCACTGAAGTTCACGTCAGAGGGAAAATCCATTGGAATTACATCTGTAGTTCAGGACGATCATTGGGTTCTGACCATATACGACCAAGGACAAGGGATGAGTCAAGACAAGCAAGATTCTCTCTTTACTCTGGAGGCCAAATCAACCTTTGGGACGAACAATGAAAAAGGAATTGGACTTGGGTTAATTCTCGTCAAAGAGTTCATTGATCAACACAAAGGATCGATCTCTTGTCAATCAAAAATAGGAGAGGGAACCACCTTTATCGTCACCATTCCTCAAAAGGAGGGGTGA
- a CDS encoding OmpA family protein produces MKKIILFVLAILACMCMFSQNQVRDFSISVLGGVKEYAGEYGNEFYQFDRDHVAFGLSLAGYIDESWDVMGMISYGQISNGNDTSYFSNRLFNLSLLAKYKFANGYILKQDARVAPYLFAGIGDAIMRAEHYTDEFDMAFNFPAGVGLDIHLNDWMALNVQSTYHYTIKDNLDNLDLGGQLNWHDQFMFHSIGLKFSLARNDKDRDGVKNAVDLCPQVPGLIANDGCPDVSAGDKEVMRRAMEGLFFETGSAVIKSESYNVLDKVAEIMAIHPEYALSIEGHTDNTGSDEVNQRLSTERASAARAYLIEKGVDEGRIYATGYGSTRPKVSNDTDEGRATNRRVEFRLRMK; encoded by the coding sequence ATGAAAAAGATCATCCTTTTTGTTCTAGCCATTTTAGCATGCATGTGCATGTTCTCCCAAAATCAAGTACGAGACTTTTCCATTTCGGTTCTAGGCGGTGTTAAAGAATATGCCGGCGAGTACGGAAATGAATTCTACCAGTTCGACCGAGATCACGTTGCATTTGGCTTAAGCTTAGCAGGTTACATCGATGAATCATGGGACGTTATGGGTATGATCAGCTATGGTCAAATTTCTAATGGAAATGACACTTCTTACTTCTCAAACCGCCTGTTCAACTTGAGCCTGTTGGCTAAATACAAGTTTGCCAATGGATACATTCTTAAACAAGATGCCCGCGTTGCTCCTTACCTATTTGCTGGTATTGGAGATGCTATCATGCGTGCCGAACATTACACTGATGAGTTTGACATGGCCTTCAATTTCCCAGCAGGAGTTGGGCTTGATATACACCTAAATGATTGGATGGCACTCAATGTCCAAAGTACTTACCACTACACTATCAAAGACAACCTCGACAATCTTGACCTTGGGGGTCAGTTGAATTGGCATGATCAGTTCATGTTCCATAGTATCGGTTTGAAATTTTCGCTAGCGCGGAATGATAAAGACCGCGACGGGGTAAAGAATGCAGTGGATTTATGTCCTCAAGTTCCTGGATTGATCGCCAATGATGGTTGTCCGGATGTATCTGCTGGAGACAAGGAAGTGATGCGCCGTGCCATGGAAGGACTTTTCTTCGAAACTGGCAGTGCTGTGATCAAATCTGAGTCTTACAACGTGCTAGATAAGGTAGCCGAGATCATGGCGATTCACCCAGAGTACGCTTTGAGTATTGAAGGACATACGGACAATACCGGATCAGATGAAGTGAACCAGCGTTTATCTACTGAGCGCGCAAGTGCTGCACGTGCCTACCTCATCGAAAAGGGTGTTGATGAAGGTCGCATCTATGCTACTGGATATGGATCTACACGACCAAAAGTGAGTAATGATACTGACGAAGGAAGAGCCACCAATCGAAGGGTGGAATTCAGACTTCGCATGAAGTAA